The proteins below come from a single Ictalurus furcatus strain D&B chromosome 27, Billie_1.0, whole genome shotgun sequence genomic window:
- the abi3bpb gene encoding ABI family, member 3 (NESH) binding protein b isoform X2, protein MSVPGLLHCILLLSIAGILLLSDSSARRIRVRRQNMKVRINATGDTIVLKFLRPNPDIKLEGYILGYGSSMFSKQFIQLPENGQPYETEIDAEPKYLVAVQPIKPNDVKKQCTGKVNLDKPLNLVIGTVSSTSVLLSWGPYTKAPYEGNIMNDCLEDGYYTIRYRERNRKWIYQTCPTSDTVIDNLKPNTHYEFGVRPNKDDRNGVWSKPVIHSTNMGDKIMHNPYKPSQTKPEKPPMPGPRTVFPPRLAVHNRTQPRLPPLHTNPTFPGAPKTSFVPPPPPPPLVQQETALTPGSSEPKQSQLTLDTGSLARNTSSQAGGISLGLPHLLSTRPPRQTTTVTPQTPSEGDRRLGLSQTKAPSATPKTFSSSGKSFLRDPSLSVPPKPFDSVVTVSSRNRTTVGRTPFYPFYSGMRHPSFPRANDSSRRYGVNGQHHKGMSFPKPVMWSRARMGSPARPSFHPNKKPNLVGESTGKDILIDPQKDKSTFLQPKVPLMTAKPVKPKTTTSPVTVTQFETWENSSAFSSVPASKIDAMGKERFTAPHVVYKTDKKPDEPCSITKSLSYFPEDEGGETTVTGPPRTPPSNLTVVTVEGCPSFIILDWDKTDNETTEYEVISTTKGPEGEKVSILTTNQTHTAVENLKPESSYEFKVKPKNELGEGPPSEPVTFNTESADPRVSEYVSGKDAIWTQFPFKTDSYSECNGKQYVKRTWYRKFVGIQLCNSLRYKIYLSDSLNGKFYNIGDQTGHGEDHCQFVDSFLDGRTGTQLPADQLESRPGYFRAVRQEPVHFGQIGGNSHITYVAWYECGTPIPGKW, encoded by the exons ATGTCCGTGCCAGGACTCCTTCACTGCATCCTCCTGCTCTCCATCGCCGGGATTCTACTCCTCTCAGATTCTTCTGCAAGAAGAATCAGAG TCAGAAGACAGAATATGAAGGTTCGGATTAACGCTACTGGTGACACCATTGTCCTGAAGTTCCTCCGACCCAACCCTGATATCAAGCTTGAGGGCTACATTCTGGGCTACGGTTCTAGCATGTTCTCCAAGCAGTTCATCCAGCTTCCAGAGAATGGACAACCCTATGAGACAGAGATTG ATGCTGAACCAAAGTACCTAGTTGCCGTGCAGCCAATCAAACCCAATGATGTGAAGAAACAATGCACAG GTAAAGTCAACCTGGACAAGCCTCTTAACCTGGTGATTGGGACCGTCTCCTCCACCTCAGTTCTGCTGTCTTGGGGGCCATATACTAAGGCGCCTTATGAGGGCAACATCATGAATGACTGCCTGGAAGATGG GTACTACACAATCCGTTACAGAGAAAGGAACAGGAAGTGGATCTATCAGACATGTCCCACCAGTGACACGGTCATCGACAATCTGAAACCCAATACCCACTACGAATTTGGCGTCCGACCCAACAAAGATGACCGCAATGGCGTGTGGAGCAAACCCGTCATCCACAGCACCAACATGGGGG ACAAAATCATGCACAATCCCTACAAGCCGAGTCAGACCAAGCCTGAG AAGCCTCCGATGCCGGGACCACGTACAGTGTTTCCACCGCGGCTGG CTGTGCACAACAGGACCCAGCCAAGACTCCCACCTCTTCACACAAATCCTACTTTTCCTGGAGCTCCAAAGACATCTTTTG tgcctcctcctcctcctcctcctctggtCCAGCAGGAAACTGCACTTACCCCTGGGTCCAGTGAGCCCAAACAGTCTCAGCTAACACTGG ACACAGGCAGCCTTGCTAGAAATACCTCTTCTCAAGCCGGAGGGATTTCTCTTGGCTTGCCACACCTCCTGTCCACTCGACCCCCTCGCCAGACAACCACTGTCACCCCTCAGACCCCCTCCGAAGGCGACCGGCGACTTGGCCTCTCCCAGACCAAGGCACCAAGTGCCACTCCCAAGACTTTTAGTTCATCTG GTAAAAGCTTTCTGAGAGACCCAAGCTTGTCTGTTCCACCCAAACCCTTCGATTCAGTCGTAACAGTGAGCAGCAGGAACCGGACGACTGTGGGCAGAACTCCTTTCTATCCCTTCTATAGCGGCATGCGGCACCCTTCTTTCCCCAGGGCCAACGACTCGTCAAGAAGATACGGGG TGAACGGACAACATCATAAAGGAATGTCTTTCCCCAAACCAGTCATGTGGTCCAGAGCCAGAATGG GTTCTCCGGCTCGACCTTCTTTCCACCCCAATAAAAAGCCCAACCTGGTTGGTGAATCCACTGGAAAAG ACATACTGATCGACCCACAAAAGGACAAGTCAACATTCCTGCAGCCAAAAGTTCCCCTTATGACTGCCAAACCAGTCAAACCCAAAACAACCACTTCTCCAGtgacag TAACACAGTTTGAAACATGGGAGAACTCGTCTGCCTTCAGCTCTGTTCCGGCATCCAAAATCGACGCCATGGGCAAAGAGCGCTTCACTG CTCCTCACGTGGTGTATAAAACGGATAAGAAACCAGATGAGCCGTGCTCCATCACCAAGTCTCTGAGTTATTTCCCAGAGGATGAAGGAGGGGAAACCACAGTGACCGGTCCTCCCCGTACGCCTCCGTCTAACCTTACCGTGGTCACTGTGGAAGGTTGTCCCTCCTTCATCATCCTTGACTGGGATAAAACCGACAACGAAACCACAG AGTACGAGGTCATCTCGACCACAAAGGGACCTGAAGGAGAAAAGGTCTCCATCCTGACCaccaaccaaacacacacagctgtggaGAACCTCAAACCTGAGTCCAG TTATGAGTTCAAAGTGAAGCCAAAGAATGAACTGGGCGAGGGGCCACCCAGCGAACCAGTGACCTTTAACACAGAGTCGG cGGATCCCAGAGTGAGCGAGTACGTTTCAG GCAAAGACGCTATCTGGACTCAGTTCCCATTCAAGACGGACTCATACTCTGAGTGCAATGGCAAGCAGTATGTTAAGAGAACATGGTATCGCAAGTTTGTCGGCATTCAGCTCTGCAACTCACTTCGATATAAGATCTACCTGAGCGACTCTCTTAACG GTAAATTCTACAACATTGGGGACCAGACAGGCCATGGAGAGGACCACTGTCAGTTTGTAGACTCCTTCCTGGATGGAAGGACCGGGACACAGCTGCCTGCAGACCAGCTTGAATCTCGACCAG GTTACTTCAGAGCTGTGAGGCAAGAACCAGTTCACTTCGGCCAGATCGGAGGAAATTCACACATCACTTATGTAGCATGGTACGAGTGTGGTACACCAATCCCGGGAAAGTGGTAG
- the abi3bpb gene encoding ABI family, member 3 (NESH) binding protein b isoform X4 produces the protein MSVPGLLHCILLLSIAGILLLSDSSARRIRVRRQNMKVRINATGDTIVLKFLRPNPDIKLEGYILGYGSSMFSKQFIQLPENGQPYETEIDAEPKYLVAVQPIKPNDVKKQCTGKVNLDKPLNLVIGTVSSTSVLLSWGPYTKAPYEGNIMNDCLEDGYYTIRYRERNRKWIYQTCPTSDTVIDNLKPNTHYEFGVRPNKDDRNGVWSKPVIHSTNMGDKIMHNPYKPSQTKPEKPPMPGPRTVFPPRLAVHNRTQPRLPPLHTNPTFPGAPKTSFDTGSLARNTSSQAGGISLGLPHLLSTRPPRQTTTVTPQTPSEGDRRLGLSQTKAPSATPKTFSSSGNSGKSFLRDPSLSVPPKPFDSVVTVSSRNRTTVGRTPFYPFYSGMRHPSFPRANDSSRRYGVNGQHHKGMSFPKPVMWSRARMGSPARPSFHPNKKPNLVGESTGKDILIDPQKDKSTFLQPKVPLMTAKPVKPKTTTSPVTVTQFETWENSSAFSSVPASKIDAMGKERFTAPHVVYKTDKKPDEPCSITKSLSYFPEDEGGETTVTGPPRTPPSNLTVVTVEGCPSFIILDWDKTDNETTEYEVISTTKGPEGEKVSILTTNQTHTAVENLKPESSYEFKVKPKNELGEGPPSEPVTFNTESADPRVSEYVSGKDAIWTQFPFKTDSYSECNGKQYVKRTWYRKFVGIQLCNSLRYKIYLSDSLNGKFYNIGDQTGHGEDHCQFVDSFLDGRTGTQLPADQLESRPGYFRAVRQEPVHFGQIGGNSHITYVAWYECGTPIPGKW, from the exons ATGTCCGTGCCAGGACTCCTTCACTGCATCCTCCTGCTCTCCATCGCCGGGATTCTACTCCTCTCAGATTCTTCTGCAAGAAGAATCAGAG TCAGAAGACAGAATATGAAGGTTCGGATTAACGCTACTGGTGACACCATTGTCCTGAAGTTCCTCCGACCCAACCCTGATATCAAGCTTGAGGGCTACATTCTGGGCTACGGTTCTAGCATGTTCTCCAAGCAGTTCATCCAGCTTCCAGAGAATGGACAACCCTATGAGACAGAGATTG ATGCTGAACCAAAGTACCTAGTTGCCGTGCAGCCAATCAAACCCAATGATGTGAAGAAACAATGCACAG GTAAAGTCAACCTGGACAAGCCTCTTAACCTGGTGATTGGGACCGTCTCCTCCACCTCAGTTCTGCTGTCTTGGGGGCCATATACTAAGGCGCCTTATGAGGGCAACATCATGAATGACTGCCTGGAAGATGG GTACTACACAATCCGTTACAGAGAAAGGAACAGGAAGTGGATCTATCAGACATGTCCCACCAGTGACACGGTCATCGACAATCTGAAACCCAATACCCACTACGAATTTGGCGTCCGACCCAACAAAGATGACCGCAATGGCGTGTGGAGCAAACCCGTCATCCACAGCACCAACATGGGGG ACAAAATCATGCACAATCCCTACAAGCCGAGTCAGACCAAGCCTGAG AAGCCTCCGATGCCGGGACCACGTACAGTGTTTCCACCGCGGCTGG CTGTGCACAACAGGACCCAGCCAAGACTCCCACCTCTTCACACAAATCCTACTTTTCCTGGAGCTCCAAAGACATCTTTTG ACACAGGCAGCCTTGCTAGAAATACCTCTTCTCAAGCCGGAGGGATTTCTCTTGGCTTGCCACACCTCCTGTCCACTCGACCCCCTCGCCAGACAACCACTGTCACCCCTCAGACCCCCTCCGAAGGCGACCGGCGACTTGGCCTCTCCCAGACCAAGGCACCAAGTGCCACTCCCAAGACTTTTAGTTCATCTGGTAATTCTG GTAAAAGCTTTCTGAGAGACCCAAGCTTGTCTGTTCCACCCAAACCCTTCGATTCAGTCGTAACAGTGAGCAGCAGGAACCGGACGACTGTGGGCAGAACTCCTTTCTATCCCTTCTATAGCGGCATGCGGCACCCTTCTTTCCCCAGGGCCAACGACTCGTCAAGAAGATACGGGG TGAACGGACAACATCATAAAGGAATGTCTTTCCCCAAACCAGTCATGTGGTCCAGAGCCAGAATGG GTTCTCCGGCTCGACCTTCTTTCCACCCCAATAAAAAGCCCAACCTGGTTGGTGAATCCACTGGAAAAG ACATACTGATCGACCCACAAAAGGACAAGTCAACATTCCTGCAGCCAAAAGTTCCCCTTATGACTGCCAAACCAGTCAAACCCAAAACAACCACTTCTCCAGtgacag TAACACAGTTTGAAACATGGGAGAACTCGTCTGCCTTCAGCTCTGTTCCGGCATCCAAAATCGACGCCATGGGCAAAGAGCGCTTCACTG CTCCTCACGTGGTGTATAAAACGGATAAGAAACCAGATGAGCCGTGCTCCATCACCAAGTCTCTGAGTTATTTCCCAGAGGATGAAGGAGGGGAAACCACAGTGACCGGTCCTCCCCGTACGCCTCCGTCTAACCTTACCGTGGTCACTGTGGAAGGTTGTCCCTCCTTCATCATCCTTGACTGGGATAAAACCGACAACGAAACCACAG AGTACGAGGTCATCTCGACCACAAAGGGACCTGAAGGAGAAAAGGTCTCCATCCTGACCaccaaccaaacacacacagctgtggaGAACCTCAAACCTGAGTCCAG TTATGAGTTCAAAGTGAAGCCAAAGAATGAACTGGGCGAGGGGCCACCCAGCGAACCAGTGACCTTTAACACAGAGTCGG cGGATCCCAGAGTGAGCGAGTACGTTTCAG GCAAAGACGCTATCTGGACTCAGTTCCCATTCAAGACGGACTCATACTCTGAGTGCAATGGCAAGCAGTATGTTAAGAGAACATGGTATCGCAAGTTTGTCGGCATTCAGCTCTGCAACTCACTTCGATATAAGATCTACCTGAGCGACTCTCTTAACG GTAAATTCTACAACATTGGGGACCAGACAGGCCATGGAGAGGACCACTGTCAGTTTGTAGACTCCTTCCTGGATGGAAGGACCGGGACACAGCTGCCTGCAGACCAGCTTGAATCTCGACCAG GTTACTTCAGAGCTGTGAGGCAAGAACCAGTTCACTTCGGCCAGATCGGAGGAAATTCACACATCACTTATGTAGCATGGTACGAGTGTGGTACACCAATCCCGGGAAAGTGGTAG
- the abi3bpb gene encoding ABI family, member 3 (NESH) binding protein b isoform X3 → MSVPGLLHCILLLSIAGILLLSDSSARRIRVRRQNMKVRINATGDTIVLKFLRPNPDIKLEGYILGYGSSMFSKQFIQLPENGQPYETEIDAEPKYLVAVQPIKPNDVKKQCTGKVNLDKPLNLVIGTVSSTSVLLSWGPYTKAPYEGNIMNDCLEDGYYTIRYRERNRKWIYQTCPTSDTVIDNLKPNTHYEFGVRPNKDDRNGVWSKPVIHSTNMGDKIMHNPYKPSQTKPEKPPMPGPRTVFPPRLAVHNRTQPRLPPLHTNPTFPGAPKTSFVPPPPPPPLVQQETALTPGSSEPKQSQLTLDTGSLARNTSSQAGGISLGLPHLLSTRPPRQTTTVTPQTPSEGDRRLGLSQTKAPSATPKTFSSSGNSGKSFLRDPSLSVPPKPFDSVVTVSSRNRTTVGRTPFYPFYSGMRHPSFPRANDSSRRYGGSPARPSFHPNKKPNLVGESTGKDILIDPQKDKSTFLQPKVPLMTAKPVKPKTTTSPVTVTQFETWENSSAFSSVPASKIDAMGKERFTAPHVVYKTDKKPDEPCSITKSLSYFPEDEGGETTVTGPPRTPPSNLTVVTVEGCPSFIILDWDKTDNETTEYEVISTTKGPEGEKVSILTTNQTHTAVENLKPESSYEFKVKPKNELGEGPPSEPVTFNTESADPRVSEYVSGKDAIWTQFPFKTDSYSECNGKQYVKRTWYRKFVGIQLCNSLRYKIYLSDSLNGKFYNIGDQTGHGEDHCQFVDSFLDGRTGTQLPADQLESRPGYFRAVRQEPVHFGQIGGNSHITYVAWYECGTPIPGKW, encoded by the exons ATGTCCGTGCCAGGACTCCTTCACTGCATCCTCCTGCTCTCCATCGCCGGGATTCTACTCCTCTCAGATTCTTCTGCAAGAAGAATCAGAG TCAGAAGACAGAATATGAAGGTTCGGATTAACGCTACTGGTGACACCATTGTCCTGAAGTTCCTCCGACCCAACCCTGATATCAAGCTTGAGGGCTACATTCTGGGCTACGGTTCTAGCATGTTCTCCAAGCAGTTCATCCAGCTTCCAGAGAATGGACAACCCTATGAGACAGAGATTG ATGCTGAACCAAAGTACCTAGTTGCCGTGCAGCCAATCAAACCCAATGATGTGAAGAAACAATGCACAG GTAAAGTCAACCTGGACAAGCCTCTTAACCTGGTGATTGGGACCGTCTCCTCCACCTCAGTTCTGCTGTCTTGGGGGCCATATACTAAGGCGCCTTATGAGGGCAACATCATGAATGACTGCCTGGAAGATGG GTACTACACAATCCGTTACAGAGAAAGGAACAGGAAGTGGATCTATCAGACATGTCCCACCAGTGACACGGTCATCGACAATCTGAAACCCAATACCCACTACGAATTTGGCGTCCGACCCAACAAAGATGACCGCAATGGCGTGTGGAGCAAACCCGTCATCCACAGCACCAACATGGGGG ACAAAATCATGCACAATCCCTACAAGCCGAGTCAGACCAAGCCTGAG AAGCCTCCGATGCCGGGACCACGTACAGTGTTTCCACCGCGGCTGG CTGTGCACAACAGGACCCAGCCAAGACTCCCACCTCTTCACACAAATCCTACTTTTCCTGGAGCTCCAAAGACATCTTTTG tgcctcctcctcctcctcctcctctggtCCAGCAGGAAACTGCACTTACCCCTGGGTCCAGTGAGCCCAAACAGTCTCAGCTAACACTGG ACACAGGCAGCCTTGCTAGAAATACCTCTTCTCAAGCCGGAGGGATTTCTCTTGGCTTGCCACACCTCCTGTCCACTCGACCCCCTCGCCAGACAACCACTGTCACCCCTCAGACCCCCTCCGAAGGCGACCGGCGACTTGGCCTCTCCCAGACCAAGGCACCAAGTGCCACTCCCAAGACTTTTAGTTCATCTGGTAATTCTG GTAAAAGCTTTCTGAGAGACCCAAGCTTGTCTGTTCCACCCAAACCCTTCGATTCAGTCGTAACAGTGAGCAGCAGGAACCGGACGACTGTGGGCAGAACTCCTTTCTATCCCTTCTATAGCGGCATGCGGCACCCTTCTTTCCCCAGGGCCAACGACTCGTCAAGAAGATACGGGG GTTCTCCGGCTCGACCTTCTTTCCACCCCAATAAAAAGCCCAACCTGGTTGGTGAATCCACTGGAAAAG ACATACTGATCGACCCACAAAAGGACAAGTCAACATTCCTGCAGCCAAAAGTTCCCCTTATGACTGCCAAACCAGTCAAACCCAAAACAACCACTTCTCCAGtgacag TAACACAGTTTGAAACATGGGAGAACTCGTCTGCCTTCAGCTCTGTTCCGGCATCCAAAATCGACGCCATGGGCAAAGAGCGCTTCACTG CTCCTCACGTGGTGTATAAAACGGATAAGAAACCAGATGAGCCGTGCTCCATCACCAAGTCTCTGAGTTATTTCCCAGAGGATGAAGGAGGGGAAACCACAGTGACCGGTCCTCCCCGTACGCCTCCGTCTAACCTTACCGTGGTCACTGTGGAAGGTTGTCCCTCCTTCATCATCCTTGACTGGGATAAAACCGACAACGAAACCACAG AGTACGAGGTCATCTCGACCACAAAGGGACCTGAAGGAGAAAAGGTCTCCATCCTGACCaccaaccaaacacacacagctgtggaGAACCTCAAACCTGAGTCCAG TTATGAGTTCAAAGTGAAGCCAAAGAATGAACTGGGCGAGGGGCCACCCAGCGAACCAGTGACCTTTAACACAGAGTCGG cGGATCCCAGAGTGAGCGAGTACGTTTCAG GCAAAGACGCTATCTGGACTCAGTTCCCATTCAAGACGGACTCATACTCTGAGTGCAATGGCAAGCAGTATGTTAAGAGAACATGGTATCGCAAGTTTGTCGGCATTCAGCTCTGCAACTCACTTCGATATAAGATCTACCTGAGCGACTCTCTTAACG GTAAATTCTACAACATTGGGGACCAGACAGGCCATGGAGAGGACCACTGTCAGTTTGTAGACTCCTTCCTGGATGGAAGGACCGGGACACAGCTGCCTGCAGACCAGCTTGAATCTCGACCAG GTTACTTCAGAGCTGTGAGGCAAGAACCAGTTCACTTCGGCCAGATCGGAGGAAATTCACACATCACTTATGTAGCATGGTACGAGTGTGGTACACCAATCCCGGGAAAGTGGTAG
- the abi3bpb gene encoding ABI family, member 3 (NESH) binding protein b isoform X1, producing MSVPGLLHCILLLSIAGILLLSDSSARRIRVRRQNMKVRINATGDTIVLKFLRPNPDIKLEGYILGYGSSMFSKQFIQLPENGQPYETEIDAEPKYLVAVQPIKPNDVKKQCTGKVNLDKPLNLVIGTVSSTSVLLSWGPYTKAPYEGNIMNDCLEDGYYTIRYRERNRKWIYQTCPTSDTVIDNLKPNTHYEFGVRPNKDDRNGVWSKPVIHSTNMGDKIMHNPYKPSQTKPEKPPMPGPRTVFPPRLAVHNRTQPRLPPLHTNPTFPGAPKTSFVPPPPPPPLVQQETALTPGSSEPKQSQLTLDTGSLARNTSSQAGGISLGLPHLLSTRPPRQTTTVTPQTPSEGDRRLGLSQTKAPSATPKTFSSSGNSGKSFLRDPSLSVPPKPFDSVVTVSSRNRTTVGRTPFYPFYSGMRHPSFPRANDSSRRYGVNGQHHKGMSFPKPVMWSRARMGSPARPSFHPNKKPNLVGESTGKDILIDPQKDKSTFLQPKVPLMTAKPVKPKTTTSPVTVTQFETWENSSAFSSVPASKIDAMGKERFTAPHVVYKTDKKPDEPCSITKSLSYFPEDEGGETTVTGPPRTPPSNLTVVTVEGCPSFIILDWDKTDNETTEYEVISTTKGPEGEKVSILTTNQTHTAVENLKPESSYEFKVKPKNELGEGPPSEPVTFNTESADPRVSEYVSGKDAIWTQFPFKTDSYSECNGKQYVKRTWYRKFVGIQLCNSLRYKIYLSDSLNGKFYNIGDQTGHGEDHCQFVDSFLDGRTGTQLPADQLESRPGYFRAVRQEPVHFGQIGGNSHITYVAWYECGTPIPGKW from the exons ATGTCCGTGCCAGGACTCCTTCACTGCATCCTCCTGCTCTCCATCGCCGGGATTCTACTCCTCTCAGATTCTTCTGCAAGAAGAATCAGAG TCAGAAGACAGAATATGAAGGTTCGGATTAACGCTACTGGTGACACCATTGTCCTGAAGTTCCTCCGACCCAACCCTGATATCAAGCTTGAGGGCTACATTCTGGGCTACGGTTCTAGCATGTTCTCCAAGCAGTTCATCCAGCTTCCAGAGAATGGACAACCCTATGAGACAGAGATTG ATGCTGAACCAAAGTACCTAGTTGCCGTGCAGCCAATCAAACCCAATGATGTGAAGAAACAATGCACAG GTAAAGTCAACCTGGACAAGCCTCTTAACCTGGTGATTGGGACCGTCTCCTCCACCTCAGTTCTGCTGTCTTGGGGGCCATATACTAAGGCGCCTTATGAGGGCAACATCATGAATGACTGCCTGGAAGATGG GTACTACACAATCCGTTACAGAGAAAGGAACAGGAAGTGGATCTATCAGACATGTCCCACCAGTGACACGGTCATCGACAATCTGAAACCCAATACCCACTACGAATTTGGCGTCCGACCCAACAAAGATGACCGCAATGGCGTGTGGAGCAAACCCGTCATCCACAGCACCAACATGGGGG ACAAAATCATGCACAATCCCTACAAGCCGAGTCAGACCAAGCCTGAG AAGCCTCCGATGCCGGGACCACGTACAGTGTTTCCACCGCGGCTGG CTGTGCACAACAGGACCCAGCCAAGACTCCCACCTCTTCACACAAATCCTACTTTTCCTGGAGCTCCAAAGACATCTTTTG tgcctcctcctcctcctcctcctctggtCCAGCAGGAAACTGCACTTACCCCTGGGTCCAGTGAGCCCAAACAGTCTCAGCTAACACTGG ACACAGGCAGCCTTGCTAGAAATACCTCTTCTCAAGCCGGAGGGATTTCTCTTGGCTTGCCACACCTCCTGTCCACTCGACCCCCTCGCCAGACAACCACTGTCACCCCTCAGACCCCCTCCGAAGGCGACCGGCGACTTGGCCTCTCCCAGACCAAGGCACCAAGTGCCACTCCCAAGACTTTTAGTTCATCTGGTAATTCTG GTAAAAGCTTTCTGAGAGACCCAAGCTTGTCTGTTCCACCCAAACCCTTCGATTCAGTCGTAACAGTGAGCAGCAGGAACCGGACGACTGTGGGCAGAACTCCTTTCTATCCCTTCTATAGCGGCATGCGGCACCCTTCTTTCCCCAGGGCCAACGACTCGTCAAGAAGATACGGGG TGAACGGACAACATCATAAAGGAATGTCTTTCCCCAAACCAGTCATGTGGTCCAGAGCCAGAATGG GTTCTCCGGCTCGACCTTCTTTCCACCCCAATAAAAAGCCCAACCTGGTTGGTGAATCCACTGGAAAAG ACATACTGATCGACCCACAAAAGGACAAGTCAACATTCCTGCAGCCAAAAGTTCCCCTTATGACTGCCAAACCAGTCAAACCCAAAACAACCACTTCTCCAGtgacag TAACACAGTTTGAAACATGGGAGAACTCGTCTGCCTTCAGCTCTGTTCCGGCATCCAAAATCGACGCCATGGGCAAAGAGCGCTTCACTG CTCCTCACGTGGTGTATAAAACGGATAAGAAACCAGATGAGCCGTGCTCCATCACCAAGTCTCTGAGTTATTTCCCAGAGGATGAAGGAGGGGAAACCACAGTGACCGGTCCTCCCCGTACGCCTCCGTCTAACCTTACCGTGGTCACTGTGGAAGGTTGTCCCTCCTTCATCATCCTTGACTGGGATAAAACCGACAACGAAACCACAG AGTACGAGGTCATCTCGACCACAAAGGGACCTGAAGGAGAAAAGGTCTCCATCCTGACCaccaaccaaacacacacagctgtggaGAACCTCAAACCTGAGTCCAG TTATGAGTTCAAAGTGAAGCCAAAGAATGAACTGGGCGAGGGGCCACCCAGCGAACCAGTGACCTTTAACACAGAGTCGG cGGATCCCAGAGTGAGCGAGTACGTTTCAG GCAAAGACGCTATCTGGACTCAGTTCCCATTCAAGACGGACTCATACTCTGAGTGCAATGGCAAGCAGTATGTTAAGAGAACATGGTATCGCAAGTTTGTCGGCATTCAGCTCTGCAACTCACTTCGATATAAGATCTACCTGAGCGACTCTCTTAACG GTAAATTCTACAACATTGGGGACCAGACAGGCCATGGAGAGGACCACTGTCAGTTTGTAGACTCCTTCCTGGATGGAAGGACCGGGACACAGCTGCCTGCAGACCAGCTTGAATCTCGACCAG GTTACTTCAGAGCTGTGAGGCAAGAACCAGTTCACTTCGGCCAGATCGGAGGAAATTCACACATCACTTATGTAGCATGGTACGAGTGTGGTACACCAATCCCGGGAAAGTGGTAG